One stretch of Streptomyces hygroscopicus DNA includes these proteins:
- a CDS encoding ABC transporter permease, producing the protein MALSSSLPRSPVARTVTRRLARWTATSLRAFSGRHWTLRAGALVLALVLVTLLLTPWIAPFDPAHQDLTRRLAGPSAQHWLGTDQLGRDVLSRLMYGGRFSVSIAAVTLLLSAVAGTVIGAFSARRGGLLDEVVMRTTDLLIAIPDVVVALFLIASFGTGYGMLIAALTIVGWTPFARLMRGLALEINSREYIEAAEALGCSKTFIVFRHVIPNALRPMLSLGFLRFGHKLITVGGLSYLGLGVQPPDSDWGAMLLDAQPYMQRVPLLVLAPGAAIFLTALSVTLIGHGMELKRERRTDAS; encoded by the coding sequence ATGGCGCTGTCTAGCTCTCTTCCGCGCAGTCCGGTCGCCCGCACCGTGACCCGGCGCCTCGCGCGCTGGACCGCCACCTCCCTGCGCGCCTTCTCCGGCCGGCACTGGACGTTGCGCGCCGGCGCCCTCGTCCTGGCCCTGGTGCTGGTGACCCTGCTGCTCACGCCATGGATCGCCCCCTTCGACCCGGCGCATCAGGACCTCACCCGGCGGCTGGCCGGGCCCAGCGCCCAGCACTGGCTCGGCACCGACCAGCTGGGGCGGGACGTGCTCAGCCGGCTGATGTACGGCGGACGCTTCTCGGTCTCCATCGCGGCGGTCACCCTGCTGCTCTCCGCCGTCGCGGGCACGGTGATCGGGGCCTTCAGCGCACGGCGCGGCGGGCTCCTGGACGAGGTGGTCATGCGCACCACCGATCTGCTGATCGCCATCCCCGACGTGGTCGTGGCGCTGTTCCTCATCGCGTCCTTCGGCACCGGCTACGGCATGCTGATCGCGGCCCTGACGATCGTGGGCTGGACCCCCTTCGCCCGGCTGATGCGCGGCCTCGCCCTGGAGATCAACAGCCGGGAGTACATCGAGGCCGCGGAGGCACTCGGCTGCTCCAAGACCTTCATCGTCTTCCGCCACGTCATCCCCAACGCACTGCGGCCCATGCTCTCCCTGGGCTTCCTGCGGTTCGGGCACAAGCTCATCACCGTAGGAGGACTGTCCTACCTGGGGCTGGGCGTCCAGCCGCCCGACTCCGACTGGGGCGCCATGCTGCTGGACGCCCAGCCCTATATGCAGCGCGTCCCGCTGCTCGTGCTCGCGCCCGGCGCCGCGATCTTCCTTACCGCGCTGAGCGTCACCCTGATCGGCCATGGCATGGAACTCAAACGCGAGAGGAGGACGGATGCCTCATGA
- a CDS encoding transcriptional regulator — protein MPHDAASAALSSAQVSRRTLAAQVVERIRSELLTGAFPPGSQLGEAELAESLGVSRGPVREALARLVHEGLLLSVPHRGVFVPLLGEADVLDIYYAREALEAAAVRRVITSPTPPGLLPALDETVDELARASRVGDWSKVADLDVRFHSLVIEAAGSPRLRRMFDTVIAETRLCLNLQADADPARLDLLDEHRELARLIAGDDVDAALATLTQHFEEATVTVRKRLRAVRR, from the coding sequence ATGCCTCATGACGCCGCGTCGGCGGCACTGTCATCGGCCCAGGTCAGCCGCCGTACCCTCGCCGCACAGGTGGTGGAGCGGATCCGGTCCGAACTCCTCACCGGCGCCTTCCCGCCCGGCTCCCAGCTCGGCGAGGCCGAACTCGCCGAATCCCTGGGGGTCAGTCGCGGCCCGGTGCGCGAAGCCCTCGCCCGGCTGGTCCACGAAGGACTGCTGCTGAGCGTTCCCCACCGCGGGGTCTTCGTACCGCTGCTCGGCGAGGCCGACGTCCTCGACATCTACTACGCCAGGGAAGCGCTCGAGGCCGCCGCCGTCCGCCGCGTCATCACCTCGCCCACACCGCCCGGCCTGCTGCCCGCCCTCGACGAGACGGTGGACGAGCTGGCCCGTGCCTCCCGGGTGGGCGACTGGTCGAAGGTGGCCGACCTCGATGTGCGGTTCCACTCCCTGGTGATCGAGGCGGCCGGCAGTCCACGCCTCCGCCGCATGTTCGACACCGTAATCGCCGAAACCCGGCTGTGCCTCAACCTCCAAGCCGATGCCGACCCCGCACGGCTCGACCTCCTGGACGAACACCGGGAACTGGCCCGATTGATCGCGGGCGACGATGTCGACGCGGCGCTGGCCACCCTCACCCAGCACTTCGAAGAAGCCACCGTGACCGTGCGGAAGCGCCTGCGCGCGGTCCGCCGCTGA
- a CDS encoding peptide ABC transporter ATP-binding protein, with translation MRLRHRPPPGPGTILDTALDVRGLRVEFAGTDTASATPAVDGLDLTVRRGEIVALVGESGSGKTLTALSVMGLLPPGARITGGHITLGEDDLASLPRKRMDRIRGHRMAMLFQQPKAMLDPTATVRSQVAEPLWLHQGLSRHQARTRVVELLRDVGIPEPERRASAYAHQLSGGMAQRVMIAAALAGEPGLLIADEPTTALDATVQAQILRLLRHKQRESGMSVLLITHDLTIVTSIADRVAVMYAGRVVEEGSVREVFDAPEHPYTRALLKASLLQSEEGKLFSIPGSAAQSRGLDHGCRFQPRCPLALTLGITGECSGAEPPLHTCGGEHRCRCWASKPGTERVGEAVGV, from the coding sequence ATGCGTCTGCGCCACCGTCCGCCTCCGGGCCCCGGCACCATCCTCGACACCGCGCTCGACGTCCGGGGTCTGCGGGTGGAGTTCGCCGGGACCGACACCGCCTCGGCCACGCCTGCCGTCGACGGACTCGATCTGACCGTCCGGCGTGGCGAGATCGTCGCCCTGGTCGGAGAGTCCGGCTCCGGCAAGACCCTCACGGCGCTCAGTGTCATGGGGTTGCTTCCGCCCGGTGCCCGGATCACCGGCGGCCACATCACCCTCGGCGAGGACGACCTGGCCTCCCTGCCGCGAAAACGCATGGACCGCATCCGCGGGCACCGGATGGCGATGCTCTTCCAGCAGCCCAAGGCCATGCTGGATCCCACGGCCACTGTGCGCAGCCAAGTGGCCGAACCCCTGTGGCTGCATCAGGGCCTCAGCCGCCACCAGGCGCGGACGCGGGTCGTGGAACTCCTGCGCGACGTCGGCATCCCCGAACCCGAGCGCCGGGCCTCGGCCTACGCCCATCAGCTCTCCGGGGGCATGGCGCAGCGCGTGATGATCGCGGCCGCCCTGGCCGGGGAGCCAGGACTGCTGATCGCCGATGAGCCGACGACCGCGCTCGACGCCACCGTCCAGGCCCAGATCCTGCGGCTGCTCCGCCACAAGCAGCGGGAATCCGGCATGTCCGTGCTGCTCATCACGCACGACCTCACCATCGTCACCTCGATCGCCGATCGTGTCGCCGTCATGTATGCCGGACGTGTGGTGGAGGAGGGTTCCGTGCGCGAGGTCTTCGACGCGCCCGAGCACCCGTACACCCGCGCCCTGCTGAAGGCGTCGCTGCTGCAGTCGGAGGAGGGCAAGCTCTTCTCGATCCCCGGCAGCGCGGCTCAGTCCCGCGGCCTGGACCACGGGTGCCGGTTCCAGCCTCGATGTCCGCTCGCCCTGACCCTCGGCATCACCGGGGAGTGTTCGGGCGCCGAGCCTCCTCTGCACACCTGCGGCGGTGAACACCGCTGCCGGTGCTGGGCGTCCAAGCCCGGTACCGAGCGCGTCGGCGAGGCGGTGGGCGTATGA
- a CDS encoding peptide ABC transporter ATP-binding protein has translation MRAPAADRTPPPTARRPLVVVEDLVKHFPLKGRAFGGKQHVHSVDHVSFTIAPGEVLGLVGESGCGKSTLARAMLGLTPVDSGRVLFDGADVSRTKGRERRALRRSMQLVFQDPFAALDPRMRLETSLDAPLAQHGLGSREERHQRILEVLGHVGLDASFLGRRPGECSGGQLQRIVVARALLLRPRLLICDEPTSALDASVRAQILNLLIELKDELDLTLLMISHDLRVVRHICDRVAVMYLGEILEVAFREDLFERPAHPYTQALLTASLPEESGAEADFGALRGEPPSPVNPPSGCRFHPRCPKARDRCRTEAPALSTGPQGRVVSCHYPSA, from the coding sequence ATGAGGGCGCCAGCGGCGGATCGCACGCCCCCTCCCACGGCGCGGCGGCCACTGGTCGTCGTCGAGGACCTGGTCAAGCACTTCCCGCTGAAGGGCCGGGCGTTCGGAGGCAAGCAGCACGTCCACTCCGTCGACCACGTCTCGTTCACCATCGCTCCCGGCGAAGTACTCGGTCTGGTGGGGGAATCGGGCTGCGGAAAGAGCACACTCGCCAGGGCCATGCTCGGGCTGACCCCGGTCGACTCCGGACGCGTGCTGTTCGACGGGGCCGACGTGTCCCGGACCAAGGGCCGTGAGCGAAGAGCCCTGCGCCGTTCGATGCAGTTGGTCTTCCAGGACCCGTTCGCCGCGCTGGACCCTCGGATGCGCCTGGAGACGAGCCTCGACGCACCACTGGCCCAACATGGTCTCGGCAGCCGGGAGGAGCGTCACCAGCGCATCCTCGAAGTGCTCGGTCATGTGGGGCTCGACGCGTCGTTCCTCGGCAGGCGCCCCGGCGAATGCTCCGGCGGCCAGCTCCAGCGGATCGTCGTGGCCCGCGCACTGCTGCTCCGCCCGCGCCTGCTGATCTGCGACGAACCCACCTCCGCCCTCGATGCCTCGGTCCGCGCCCAGATCCTCAACCTGCTGATCGAGCTCAAGGACGAGCTGGACCTCACGCTGCTGATGATCTCTCACGACCTGCGCGTCGTACGCCACATCTGCGACCGGGTGGCGGTCATGTATCTCGGCGAGATCCTGGAAGTGGCCTTCCGCGAGGACCTGTTCGAGCGCCCCGCCCACCCCTACACCCAGGCGCTGCTGACCGCCTCGCTCCCCGAGGAGTCCGGCGCGGAAGCGGACTTCGGCGCCCTGCGCGGTGAGCCGCCCAGCCCGGTGAACCCGCCCTCGGGATGCCGCTTCCACCCACGCTGCCCCAAGGCCCGCGACCGGTGCCGCACCGAGGCTCCGGCGCTGAGCACCGGGCCTCAGGGGCGCGTCGTCTCATGCCACTACCCGAGCGCCTGA